A single genomic interval of Rhododendron vialii isolate Sample 1 chromosome 3a, ASM3025357v1 harbors:
- the LOC131319373 gene encoding uncharacterized protein LOC131319373, translating into MLLIQETKLESLERITVQKMWGNADFEFVCSNAMGTSGGLLCIWNRDFFKVDSVIVHRSFIQLQGVINTIFPCVVVNVYALNEVVHRRLVWEELLNIKANSSIPWCVWGDFNEIQAVNERLGCLRIVRDFVDFQNNMELIDLPMLGRKFTWTNFQDHAIHSRLDRFLVSIQWMENFKLIQRGLPRPIYDHCPRVLSKDGRDWGPKPFKFMDIWLSNPSCMKLAKTTWNECQVTGWADFIIMQKLKAVKAKLKVWNKEVFGDVALALQKSEADLHQFELLEEEKQLNEDDKAARCKIKSEFWRLSCLTESMWRQKSRIKWLKLGDKNTKFFQVMANNRFRRNMVGAIKANGRMLDSPREIKGAAMEYFSNNFKEERFGRPVLGGLFSIKLTPLDASSLEN; encoded by the coding sequence ATGTTGCTcattcaagaaacaaaattggaaTCGTTGGAGAGAATAACTGTCCAAAAAATGTGGGGTAATGCTGATTTTGAGTTTGTATGTTCTAATGCTATGGGGACATCTGGGGGTTTGCTATGTATTTGGAATAgagatttttttaaagttgatagTGTTATCGTACATAGGTCGTTTATTCAGTTGCAAGGGGTGATTAATACTATATTCCCTTGTGTGGTGGTGAACGTTTATGCTCTAAATGAGGTAGTACATCGTCGACTTGTATGGGAGGAGTTACTGAACATTAAGGCTAATTCTTCTATTCCTTGGTGTGTGTGGGGAGACTTTAACGAGATTCAAGCTGTGAATGAAAGGCTGGGATGTTTGAGAATTGTGAGGGACTTCGTTGATTTCCAGAATAACATGGAACTCATTGATCTCCCTATGTTGGGGAGAAAATTTACTTGGACAAATTTTCAAGATCACGCCATTCATAGTCGGTTAGATAGATTTCTGGTCTCAATTCAGTGgatggaaaattttaaattgattCAAAGGGGATTGCCTAGGCCTATATATGATCACTGCCCCAGAGTGCTTTCTAAGGATGGTAGGGATTggggtccaaaacccttcaaatttatggacatttggCTGTCAAATCCAAGCTGTATGAAGTTGGCCAAGACAACGTGGAATGAATGTCAGGTGACTGGTTGGGCAGACTTCATAATCATGCAAAAATTGAAGGCGGTGAAAGCTAAGCTCAAAGTATGGAATAAAGAAGTGTTTGGGGATGTCGCCCTAGCATTACAAAAAAGTGAGGCAGATCTCCACCAATTTGAGCTCCTAGAGGAGGAGAAACAGCTGAATGAGGATGATAAGGCTGCAAGGTGCAAAATCAAATCTGAGTTCTGGAGACTTTCTTGCTTAACTGAATCTATGTGGAGACAGAAGTCTAGAATCAAGTGGTTGAAATTGGGGGATAAAAATACGAAGTTTTTCCAAGTAATGGCAAATAATAGATTCAGAAGGAATATGGTGGGTGCAATCAAGGCTAATGGAAGAATGTTGGACAGTCCAAGAGAGATTAAAGGGGCGGCTATGGAATACTTCAGCAACAATTTCAAAGAAGAAAGATTCGGAAGACCAGTGTTGGGGGGATTGTTTAGCATAAAACTTACTCCATTGGATGCCTCTTCTTTGGAAAACTAG